A stretch of the Desulfuromonas sp. TF genome encodes the following:
- the glnD gene encoding [protein-PII] uridylyltransferase has protein sequence MNPKKSPNSKVFFSPEMLSDSSITYDRRRALLLPAARSFIEHHQQRIHEEHLGGAGGRRVVGSLTSFTDTLLRNLYRGVSLDLNDSQGSCALIGLGGYGRGELNPRSDIDIMFYYGGKEKRFAETVSERMLYLMWDLGLEVGYSVRTAKDCLEMAEKDITARTALLDSRFLVGDEELYNDYDRTVLDTMLRRNSQSFIREKMEENSRRLGKYGSSVYLLEPNIKEGEGGLRDLHTALWVAQVKFKARSLRDLIIKGVLTEREGQFFEEAQDYLWHIRNELHYLSSRKNDQIHFDQQEKIARFLGYQDNKRAPAVEQFMQDYYAHATRVEHLASSLITKALQQEQSTSRIFGYIARRQVEEGFYILRGELRLSQEDLFTREPSRMMRAFVLAQRHGVRLSVPLKGLIRENLHRINDRVRRSRAMSEGFWEILRTPQGMSDTLMDMHHLQFLNHFIPEFGRIYCKVQHDAYHIYTVDIHSLFAVEEIAKLWRGDYAEKKPLLTKVANDIEKRELLLLAVLFHDIGKGEGKDHCNKGADLIPTIARRLGLGKEDSRRLEFLVRNHLIMAHISQRRDLHDDKLIEQFAQNMGMSENLKMLYLLTFADIKAVGPDVWSEWKGFLLQELYEKAYDLLERSNFRLEKRSEKVRNRKRKVVDLLEDEFDSKVVKDALKAMSTRYLLSYRSAEIAEHLRLVLSRGDRTLAMKMEHGPQGEYTQVTVSTLDVPGLFSMITGVMAANGINILGAQIFTQSHGVALDILQVVGPAGKMISDEKKWLRVEENLTSVIEGRVRVDDLVSQRQRPSFLAERPLPRYPNRVEVDNEISDEYTVIDIYAHDKVGLLYHITKTLKELGLYIGVSKISTKVDQAADTFYIQDIFGQKVLRQDKIEELRTRLLECLDED, from the coding sequence ATGAATCCAAAAAAATCTCCAAATTCGAAAGTTTTCTTCTCTCCGGAGATGCTCTCCGATTCGTCCATCACTTACGACCGTCGGCGGGCGCTGCTTCTGCCCGCCGCCCGCTCCTTCATTGAACATCACCAGCAGCGCATCCACGAAGAACATCTCGGCGGCGCCGGCGGCAGGCGGGTGGTTGGCAGCCTGACCTCGTTTACCGATACCCTGCTGCGCAACCTTTATCGAGGAGTCTCCCTGGATCTCAACGACAGTCAAGGATCCTGCGCCCTGATTGGCCTGGGAGGGTATGGCCGCGGCGAGCTCAACCCCCGTTCCGACATCGACATCATGTTTTATTACGGGGGCAAGGAGAAGCGTTTCGCCGAAACCGTGTCGGAACGCATGCTGTACCTGATGTGGGATCTCGGCCTTGAGGTGGGGTACAGCGTCCGCACGGCCAAAGACTGTCTTGAAATGGCCGAAAAGGATATCACGGCCCGCACGGCACTGCTGGACTCCCGTTTCCTGGTCGGCGACGAGGAGCTCTATAACGATTACGACCGGACAGTTCTGGATACGATGCTGCGCCGCAACAGCCAGTCTTTCATCCGGGAGAAGATGGAGGAAAATTCCCGTCGTCTAGGCAAATACGGATCATCCGTCTACCTGTTGGAGCCCAACATCAAGGAAGGGGAAGGGGGGCTGCGGGATCTGCATACCGCACTCTGGGTGGCGCAAGTCAAATTCAAAGCCCGATCTCTGCGCGATCTTATCATCAAGGGTGTCCTCACCGAACGGGAAGGGCAGTTCTTTGAAGAGGCCCAGGATTATCTCTGGCACATCCGCAATGAACTCCATTACCTCTCCTCCCGGAAAAACGATCAGATTCACTTCGATCAGCAGGAGAAAATCGCACGTTTTCTAGGATATCAGGACAATAAAAGAGCACCGGCCGTCGAGCAGTTCATGCAGGACTATTATGCGCATGCCACCCGCGTCGAGCATCTTGCCTCTTCCCTGATCACCAAGGCTCTGCAGCAGGAACAGTCCACGTCCAGAATTTTCGGCTATATCGCAAGACGTCAGGTGGAAGAAGGCTTCTACATTCTGAGGGGCGAGTTGCGGCTCAGCCAGGAAGACCTTTTCACCCGGGAACCGTCCCGGATGATGCGGGCATTCGTCCTTGCCCAGCGGCACGGAGTTCGCCTCAGCGTACCGTTGAAGGGACTGATCAGAGAGAATCTGCACCGTATCAACGACCGGGTTCGCCGTTCCCGGGCGATGAGCGAGGGATTCTGGGAAATCCTGCGAACTCCCCAGGGGATGTCCGACACCCTGATGGATATGCACCATCTGCAGTTTCTCAATCACTTCATCCCCGAGTTCGGCCGCATCTACTGTAAGGTGCAGCATGATGCCTACCATATTTACACGGTGGATATCCATTCGCTCTTTGCCGTCGAGGAAATCGCCAAGCTCTGGCGTGGGGATTACGCGGAGAAAAAACCACTGCTGACCAAAGTGGCCAATGATATCGAGAAGCGGGAGCTGCTTCTGTTGGCCGTCCTGTTCCACGATATAGGCAAAGGAGAGGGAAAGGACCATTGCAACAAAGGGGCAGACCTCATCCCTACGATCGCCCGACGTCTTGGCCTCGGCAAGGAAGACAGCCGCCGGCTTGAATTCCTGGTCCGCAATCACCTGATCATGGCCCATATTTCACAGCGCCGGGACCTCCACGACGACAAGCTGATCGAGCAGTTTGCCCAGAACATGGGGATGAGCGAAAATCTCAAGATGCTCTATCTCCTGACCTTTGCCGATATCAAGGCGGTCGGTCCCGACGTATGGTCCGAATGGAAAGGCTTTCTTCTGCAGGAACTCTATGAAAAGGCCTACGATCTTCTCGAACGAAGTAATTTTCGCCTGGAGAAAAGGTCGGAGAAGGTTCGCAACCGCAAAAGGAAGGTCGTTGACCTTCTCGAAGACGAATTCGATTCCAAGGTCGTCAAGGACGCCCTCAAGGCCATGAGCACCCGCTATCTCCTTTCTTATCGTTCCGCGGAGATTGCCGAACACCTTCGCCTGGTTCTCAGCCGGGGAGACCGGACACTGGCCATGAAGATGGAACACGGGCCGCAGGGCGAATACACCCAGGTCACCGTCTCTACCCTCGACGTGCCGGGGCTCTTCTCGATGATCACCGGAGTCATGGCCGCAAACGGCATCAATATCCTGGGCGCCCAGATTTTCACCCAAAGCCACGGGGTGGCTCTGGATATTCTCCAGGTCGTCGGCCCGGCGGGGAAGATGATCAGCGATGAGAAGAAATGGCTGCGTGTCGAGGAGAACCTCACCTCGGTAATCGAAGGGCGGGTCAGGGTGGATGATCTCGTCAGCCAACGCCAGCGCCCCAGCTTTCTGGCGGAGCGCCCACTTCCCCGGTATCCCAATCGGGTTGAGGTTGACAACGAGATCTCCGACGAATACACCGTCATCGATATCTACGCCCACGATAAGGTCGGACTCCTCTACCACATCACCAAGACCCTCAAGGAACTTGGTCTTTACATCGGAGTTTCAAAGATTTCCACCAAGGTCGACCAGGCTGCGGACACTTTCTATATACAGGATATCTTCGGCCAGAAAGTTCTCCGTCAGGATAAGATCGAGGAGTTGCGCACTCGGCTGCTGGAATGCCTCGACGAGGATTAG
- the xerD gene encoding site-specific tyrosine recombinase XerD, which translates to MEQYLDLFLNYLVVERGLSRNTLDAYGRDLSRYLDFLERERIDRFDAVTPSLVLRYLAHLKDAGLSPRSRARTLVSLRMFHKFLLAEKYAETNPTSRVEAPKMLNALPHTLSPSEVERLLASPAGERPLELRDRAMFEILYATGLRVSELVGLKLGSLQLDVGYLTAFGKRSKERIVPIGEMAIEELRRYMTFGRPSLEKEGSPILFLNRSGRGLTRQGFWKIIKRRALEAGISKNITPHTLRHSFATHLLENGADLRSVQTMLGHADISTTQIYTHVTRERLRRIHEQYHPRG; encoded by the coding sequence ATGGAGCAATATCTCGACCTTTTTCTCAATTATCTTGTGGTCGAGCGAGGCTTGTCGCGCAATACCCTGGACGCCTACGGCAGGGACCTGTCACGCTATCTTGATTTTCTGGAACGGGAACGGATCGACCGGTTCGATGCGGTAACCCCCTCCCTGGTATTGCGCTATCTGGCACATCTGAAGGATGCCGGATTGTCGCCGCGCAGCCGGGCTCGAACTCTGGTTTCGCTGAGGATGTTTCATAAATTTCTTCTGGCGGAGAAATACGCAGAGACCAATCCCACCTCCCGGGTGGAGGCTCCCAAGATGTTAAACGCTTTGCCTCACACCCTTTCGCCAAGTGAAGTGGAGCGCCTCCTCGCCTCTCCGGCCGGTGAACGCCCTCTGGAGTTGCGGGACCGAGCCATGTTCGAAATTCTGTATGCGACGGGGCTGCGTGTTTCGGAGCTCGTCGGTCTCAAACTGGGAAGTCTCCAGCTTGATGTCGGATATCTCACTGCTTTCGGAAAGCGGAGCAAGGAGCGGATCGTCCCCATCGGGGAGATGGCGATCGAGGAATTGCGCCGCTATATGACTTTCGGCAGGCCCTCTCTGGAAAAAGAAGGGAGCCCCATTCTCTTCCTCAACCGTTCGGGTAGGGGGTTGACACGGCAGGGGTTCTGGAAGATTATAAAGCGCCGAGCGCTGGAAGCGGGCATCAGTAAGAACATCACGCCCCATACCCTCCGGCATTCGTTTGCAACTCACCTGCTGGAAAACGGCGCCGACCTGCGGTCGGTGCAGACCATGCTGGGGCATGCGGACATCTCGACGACACAGATATATACCCACGTCACCCGGGAGAGGTTGCGCAGGATTCACGAGCAGTACCATCCAAGGGGCTGA
- a CDS encoding thiamine pyrophosphate-dependent enzyme: protein MTESLQVFSRPRALKDVPTHFCPGCQHGTTHRLVAEVIDSLDLQGRTIGVASVGCSVFLYGYFDVDVVEAPHGRAPAVATGVKRVHRDRIVFTYQGDGDLAAIGTSEIIHAANRGEQLTVIFVNNTTYGMTGGQMAPTSLPQQKTTTSPYGRDVASDGHPIRMAELLAGLEGTSYVARVAVNTPGNIIQAGKAIRKAFEVQVRGEGFSFVEVLSTCPTNWGMSPLSANERVAAEMIPYFALGTFKDRQTAG from the coding sequence ATGACTGAAAGTCTGCAGGTTTTTTCTCGTCCCCGTGCGCTCAAGGATGTGCCGACTCATTTCTGTCCCGGCTGCCAGCACGGAACCACCCATCGCCTGGTAGCCGAAGTCATCGATAGCCTGGATCTGCAGGGTCGCACCATCGGCGTCGCCTCGGTGGGTTGCAGCGTCTTTCTTTACGGCTATTTCGATGTCGACGTCGTGGAAGCTCCCCACGGGCGGGCGCCTGCTGTGGCCACCGGAGTCAAACGGGTGCACCGGGACAGGATCGTCTTCACGTATCAGGGCGACGGCGATCTGGCCGCCATCGGCACCAGTGAGATCATTCACGCGGCCAACCGGGGGGAGCAGCTCACGGTCATCTTCGTCAACAATACCACCTACGGCATGACCGGCGGACAGATGGCGCCGACCTCCCTGCCTCAGCAGAAGACCACCACTTCCCCCTACGGGCGGGATGTCGCCTCGGACGGACATCCGATCCGGATGGCTGAACTCCTCGCCGGTCTGGAAGGTACCTCTTATGTGGCCCGGGTTGCGGTCAATACGCCCGGAAATATCATCCAGGCGGGAAAGGCGATCAGGAAGGCTTTCGAAGTACAGGTGAGAGGGGAGGGCTTTTCCTTTGTCGAGGTTCTTTCCACATGCCCCACCAACTGGGGTATGTCGCCGCTCAGCGCCAACGAAAGAGTGGCCGCCGAGATGATCCCCTATTTTGCGCTGGGAACTTTTAAGGACCGGCAGACAGCCGGTTAG
- a CDS encoding 3-methyl-2-oxobutanoate dehydrogenase subunit VorB has product MNQRLFVKGNEAVAMGAIEAGCRYYFGYPITPQSDIPEYMSRELPRREGQFIQAESEIASINMLLGASACGARAMTSSSSPGISLKQEGLSYMAGSELPGLIVNICRSGPGLGGIDASQADYFQAVKGGGHGGYHLIVLAPHSVQEMYDLTMLAFDLSDRYRIPAMLLGDSVVGQMKEALLPHSYVRPDDLPTKDWAVSGKGERKEQNIVKSLYLGDGELEAHNWRLHGKYQALREREVRFESVCLEDADLIVTAFGSAARIAKTAIRMAREKGLKVGLIRPITLFPFPEKVFRQATASTRRVLCIELNNGQMVEDVRLSVSRDAEVFFYGRPPGAGSLPTPEELCEQISRYCGEGS; this is encoded by the coding sequence TTGAATCAACGGCTTTTTGTCAAAGGAAACGAGGCGGTCGCCATGGGGGCCATCGAGGCCGGGTGCCGGTATTACTTCGGGTATCCGATCACTCCCCAGAGCGATATTCCCGAGTATATGTCCCGTGAACTCCCCCGACGGGAGGGTCAGTTCATCCAGGCTGAGAGTGAAATCGCCTCCATCAACATGCTGCTCGGCGCCAGCGCCTGCGGCGCCAGGGCCATGACCTCATCTTCCAGCCCGGGCATCTCCCTCAAACAGGAAGGTCTCTCCTACATGGCGGGGAGCGAACTCCCCGGGCTGATTGTCAATATCTGTCGTTCCGGTCCTGGACTGGGGGGAATAGACGCCTCTCAGGCCGATTATTTTCAGGCGGTCAAGGGCGGCGGTCACGGCGGCTACCATCTTATCGTTCTGGCCCCGCATTCGGTGCAGGAGATGTATGACCTGACAATGCTCGCCTTCGACCTGTCCGACCGCTACCGGATTCCGGCCATGCTCCTTGGAGATTCGGTGGTGGGACAGATGAAGGAGGCCCTTCTTCCCCATTCTTATGTCCGGCCCGACGATCTCCCGACCAAGGACTGGGCCGTCAGCGGCAAGGGTGAACGGAAGGAACAGAATATCGTCAAATCCCTCTACCTGGGGGACGGGGAACTCGAAGCGCACAACTGGCGGCTGCATGGGAAATATCAGGCACTCAGAGAGAGGGAGGTGCGCTTCGAGAGTGTCTGCCTCGAAGATGCCGATCTGATCGTCACCGCTTTCGGTTCCGCGGCCCGCATCGCCAAGACCGCCATCAGGATGGCAAGGGAAAAGGGGCTCAAAGTAGGACTGATTCGGCCGATCACCCTTTTTCCGTTCCCGGAAAAGGTCTTCAGACAGGCCACCGCCTCTACCAGGCGGGTCCTGTGCATCGAGCTCAATAACGGCCAGATGGTGGAGGATGTCCGGCTCTCGGTTTCCCGGGATGCCGAGGTTTTCTTCTACGGCCGGCCGCCGGGCGCCGGATCGCTCCCCACCCCGGAGGAGCTCTGCGAACAGATCAGCAGGTACTGCGGGGAGGGATCATGA
- a CDS encoding cofactor-independent phosphoglycerate mutase, whose protein sequence is MKYIVLLGDGMADEPIAELEDRTPLEAARTPNMDSLALKGQMGMVETVPAGFHAGSDVANLSVFGYDPSSCYSGRSPLEAASMGVDLGPEDVAFRLNLVYLVPHYGKLYMGDFSAGHISTAEARELIASLEEEFGGGEFRFYPGVSYRHLMVWKGGKDKLNFTPPHDLTMQSIEEHLPKGEGAKELIHLMNSAQLLLYNHPVNARREKEDQPTANSIWLWGHGRAPRMETMREKFGISGAVISAVDLIKGIGIYAGLDVIKVPGATGYIDTNYRGKAEAALEALKTRDFVYLHVEAPDEAAHAGNLEQKIQAIESFDELVVGTVLRGLPELGEYRVLVLPDHPTPVRKMTHTPDPVPFILFDSGRKFPPAGHPSGYNEREARASGIYIEKGHEMMARLIKACG, encoded by the coding sequence ATGAAATACATTGTATTGCTCGGCGATGGAATGGCCGACGAGCCGATCGCGGAGCTGGAAGACAGAACACCTCTGGAGGCGGCCAGAACGCCGAATATGGATTCTCTGGCGCTCAAGGGGCAGATGGGGATGGTGGAGACCGTTCCCGCAGGCTTTCACGCCGGAAGCGATGTGGCCAACCTGTCGGTCTTCGGCTACGACCCCTCCTCCTGTTACAGCGGCCGTTCTCCCCTGGAGGCGGCCAGCATGGGGGTTGACCTTGGTCCGGAGGACGTGGCTTTTCGTCTTAACCTTGTCTACCTCGTTCCCCATTACGGCAAGCTTTACATGGGCGATTTTTCAGCCGGCCATATTTCCACGGCCGAGGCCCGGGAGCTCATCGCCTCTCTGGAGGAGGAATTCGGAGGTGGAGAGTTTCGCTTCTACCCCGGCGTTTCCTATCGCCACCTGATGGTGTGGAAGGGTGGGAAGGACAAGCTGAACTTCACACCTCCCCACGACCTGACCATGCAGAGCATAGAGGAACATCTGCCGAAGGGGGAGGGGGCCAAGGAACTGATCCATCTCATGAATTCGGCCCAGCTGCTTCTTTATAACCATCCGGTCAATGCACGAAGGGAAAAAGAGGATCAGCCGACGGCCAATTCAATCTGGCTCTGGGGACACGGGCGGGCTCCGCGCATGGAAACCATGCGGGAGAAATTCGGAATTTCCGGAGCCGTCATCTCTGCCGTCGACCTGATCAAAGGAATCGGCATCTATGCCGGTCTCGACGTCATCAAGGTTCCCGGGGCCACCGGCTATATCGATACCAATTATCGGGGAAAGGCCGAAGCGGCCCTGGAGGCGCTCAAAACCCGGGATTTCGTCTACCTTCATGTCGAGGCGCCTGATGAGGCGGCGCATGCCGGCAATCTGGAACAGAAGATTCAGGCCATCGAGTCCTTTGACGAACTGGTTGTGGGAACCGTCCTGCGCGGTCTGCCCGAGCTCGGCGAGTACCGGGTGTTGGTTCTGCCCGATCATCCCACCCCGGTGCGTAAAATGACGCACACCCCTGATCCCGTCCCGTTCATTCTTTTTGATTCAGGCAGGAAATTCCCTCCCGCCGGTCATCCAAGCGGCTACAATGAACGTGAGGCTCGCGCTTCCGGTATTTACATCGAAAAAGGGCATGAAATGATGGCGCGCCTCATCAAGGCGTGCGGATAA
- a CDS encoding ferredoxin family protein has protein sequence MKGSDDVRKVIIDEFRCKGCALCTVACPRKLILMSEKINKQGFLPALISQENLERCTSCALCGQMCPDVAISVYRAKKWG, from the coding sequence ATGAAGGGTTCTGACGACGTGCGAAAAGTGATTATCGATGAATTCCGCTGTAAAGGATGTGCTTTGTGTACGGTTGCATGTCCCCGAAAGCTGATTCTGATGAGCGAAAAAATCAACAAACAGGGGTTTCTGCCGGCGTTGATCTCTCAGGAAAACCTTGAGCGCTGCACCTCATGCGCCCTGTGCGGGCAGATGTGCCCCGACGTCGCCATTTCCGTTTATCGCGCCAAGAAGTGGGGTTGA